One Misgurnus anguillicaudatus chromosome 19, ASM2758022v2, whole genome shotgun sequence genomic region harbors:
- the LOC141349209 gene encoding uncharacterized protein, whose product MLMLVKEELEKMTDPQTCRIKEEDVEEQIDMMEVKEESQAEVDEKHQIVKINHIFSLKETLMTEDIKCENSFSEDERPADHKRTHSEEKPFTCQQCGKSFRRKAHLKTHMRIHTEKKRHPCHQCGKSFTTAAELRIHIRTHTGEKPYTCQQCGKSFSIESNLKIHTRIHTGEKPFTCHECEKSFRIKCSLITHMRIHKGEKPHACPQCGKSFSDERGLETHMRIHTGEKPYRCQQCGKSFTFQSGFSRHKKAHRGEMLYACQHCDKSFPDKSQLKIHIRVHTGEKPFSCQQCGKSFGTKPNLKAHMRIHNEKKRHPCHHCEKSFTAPGNLKIHMRSHTGEKPYICQQCGKSFSIESNLKIHTRIHTGEKPYTCHECEKSFRTKSCLIRHMRIHKREKPHACPKSGKSFSDERGLETPMRIHTGEKPYRCQQCGKSFTFQSGFSRHKKAHRGEMLYTCQHCDKSFPDKSQLKIHIRVHSGEKLYTCLQCGKSFRDESQLKIHIRVHTGEKPFSCKQCGKSFRTKVNLNAHMRIHNKKKRHPCHHCEKSFTAPSNLKIHMRSHTGEKPYICQQCGKSFSIESNLKIHTRIHTGEKPFTCHECEKSFRTKCSLIRHMRIHKGEKPYRCPQCRKSFSDERGLETHMRSHTGEKPYRCQQCGKSFIYQSCLSRHKKTHRGEMSHPCQHCDKSFPDKSQLKIHIRAHTGEKPYTCHHCGKSFIKKIYLNLHLRIHTGERPYACQQCEKSFRAKYQLTVHLRTHT is encoded by the coding sequence atatgatggaagtgaaagaggagagtcaagctgaagtggatgagaaacatcagattgtaaaaataaaccataTTTTTTCACTGAAAGAAACTCTGATGACAGAAGacataaagtgtgaaaatagTTTCAGTGAAGATGAACGCCCTGCAGATCACAAGAGGACTCACAGTGAGgagaaacctttcacatgtcaacagtgtggaaagagttttagaaGAAAAGCTCACCTTAAAACacacatgaggattcacaccGAAAAGAAAAGACACCCATGccatcagtgtggaaagagttttacaactgCAGCTGAACTTAGGATACACATAAggactcacactggagagaaaccttacacttgtcaacaatgtggaaagagtttctctATTGAAAGTAACCTTAAGATACACACAAggattcacaccggagagaaaccgttcacatgccatgagtgtgaaaagagtttcagaaTTAAATGTAGCCTTATAacacacatgagaattcacaaaggagagaaacctcacgcatgtcctcagtgtggaaagagtttcagtgATGAACGTGGACTTGAGACTcacatgaggattcacactggagagaaaccttacagatgtcaacagtgtggaaagagtttcacatTTCAATCAGGCTTTAGCCGGCACAAGAAAGCTCACAGGGGGGAAATGTTATATGCATGCCAGCATTGTGACAAGAGTTTCCCAGATAAAAGTCAACTTAAGATACACAttagagttcatactggagagaaaccattctcatgtcaacagtgtggaaagagtttcggAACAAAACCTAACCTTAAAGCACACATGAGGATTCACAATGAAAAGAAAAGACACCCATGCCATcactgtgaaaagagttttacaGCTCCAGGTAACCTTAAGATACACATGAGGtctcacaccggagagaaaccttacatttgtcaacaatgtggaaagagtttctccATTGAAAGTAACCTTAAGATACACACaaggattcacactggagagaaaccgtacacatgccatgagtgtgaaaagagtttcagaaCTAAAAGTTGCCTTATAAgacacatgagaattcacaaaAGAGAGAAACCTCACGCATGTCCTAAGTCTGGAAAGAGTTTCAGTGATGAACGTGGACTTGAGACTCCcatgaggattcacactggagagaaaccttacagatgtcaacagtgtggaaagagtttcacctTTCAATCAGGCTTTAGCCGGCACAAGAAAGCTCACAGGGGGGAAATGTTATATACATGCCAGCATTGTGACAAGAGTTTCCCAGATAAAAGTCAACTTAAGATACACATTAGAGTTCATTCTGGAGAGAAACTTTACACTtgtcttcagtgtggaaagagtttcagagatGAAAGTCAACTTAAGATACACATTAgggttcacactggagagaagcCATTCTCATGtaaacagtgtggaaagagtttcagaacaAAAGTTAACCTTAACGCACACATGAGGATTCACAATAAAAAGAAAAGACACCCATGCCATcactgtgaaaagagttttacaGCTCCAAGTAACCTTAAGATACACATGAGGtctcacaccggagagaaaccttacatttgtcaacaatgtggaaagagtttctctATTGAAAGTAACCTTAAGATACACACaaggattcacactggagagaaaccgttcacatgccatgagtgtgaaaagagtttcagaactaaatgtagCCTTATAAgacacatgagaattcacaaaggagagaaaccttacagaTGTCCTCAGTGTCGAAAGAGTTTCAGTGATGAACGTGGACTTGAGACTCACATGAGGagtcacactggagaaaaaccttacagatgtcaacagtgtggaaagagtttcataTATCAGTCATGCCTTAGCCGGCACAAGAAAACTCACAGGGGGGAAATGTCACATCCGTGCCAGCATTGTGACAAGAGTTTCCCAGATAAAAGTCAACTTAAGATACACATTAGagctcacactggagagaaaccttacacttgtcatcactgtggaaagagttttataaaaaaaatttacctTAATTTACACctaagaattcacactggagagagacCATACGCGTGTCaacagtgtgaaaagagtttcaggGCAAAATATCAACTTACTGTACATTTGAGAACTCACACTTAA